Proteins encoded by one window of Aspergillus puulaauensis MK2 DNA, chromosome 4, nearly complete sequence:
- a CDS encoding uncharacterized protein (COG:S;~EggNog:ENOG410Q1M7;~TransMembrane:1 (o175-198i)), translated as MNSFDYGPPNGFTLRRNSTCSANEHNCTFNPWGGNQWHNCCPQGSYCVDDDSYICCPTESGCRINLTQDPHCANNETWNLWINYLNEGKDEHYFCCPPGQVGFLQTLGEDSEGVGCADPPLTGGDQKSLSLVASGTPSASRTPSATATPTETPTEAPAETDTDTSPSTESTNKGAIAGGVVGGCAGLALIIALVWFLLYRRRKQAGPAISPGASTPAEKYQTTPKELPDSSARAELPSPGGMAHELPANER; from the exons ATGAACAGCTTTGACTACGGCCCACCGAATGGCTTTACGCTTCGGCGAAATTCTACTTGTTCTGCAAACGAGCACAACTGCACCTTCAATCCCTGGGGAGGCAACCAGTGGCATAACTGTTGTCCGCAGGGCTCCTACTgcgtcgacgacgacagcTATATTTGTTGCCCGACTGAATCAGGGTGCAGAATCAATCTCACGCAAGATCCGCACTGCGCAAATAATGAGACTTGGAACCTGTGGATCAACTACTTAAACGAAGGCAAAGATGAACATTACTTCTGCTGTCCGCCTGGCCAGGTCGGCTTCTTACAGACTTTGGGCGAAGATAGTGAAGGTGTCGGCTGTGCGGATCCTCCTCTGACTGGGGGCGATCAAAAATCACTCTCTCTTGTGGCAAGTG GTACTCCGAGTGCATCACGAACACCCTCCGCGACGGCGACACCCACAGAAACACCAACAGAGGCACCAGCGGAAACAGACACAGATACCTCACCCTCAACAGAATCTACCAACAAAGGGGCTATTGCCGGTGGTGTTGTCGGTGGCTGTGCTGGACTCGCTCTTATAATTGCCCTAGTTTGGTTCCTACTATATCGTCGGCGGAAGCAGGCTGGACCTGCAATAAGCCCTGGTGCTAGCACGCCAGCTGAGAAGTACCAGACTACCCCCAAGGAGCTACCTGATAGTTCTGCTAGGGCTGAGCTGCCTAGCCCTGGTGGAATGGCCCATGAGCTGCCTGCAAATGAACGCTAA